A section of the Streptomyces sp. NBC_01591 genome encodes:
- a CDS encoding DUF7144 family membrane protein, which yields MAAPNRKATAMTAMPNKTPPGHREPGSAKIDGASQVAGALLMLSGPLSILVGASGIAEDNLFAASTRYAYRFDLTAWGVIHLVVGVALVVAGLAILANKSWGRGAGVAVAGISLITQFMFVPYYPAWAIPVMALDLVILFALTRFHVGTSGGR from the coding sequence GTGGCCGCGCCGAACAGGAAGGCTACGGCCATGACAGCGATGCCGAACAAGACGCCGCCAGGGCACAGGGAGCCCGGCAGTGCGAAGATCGATGGTGCGTCCCAGGTCGCCGGGGCCCTGCTGATGCTCAGCGGGCCGCTCAGCATTCTTGTGGGGGCATCCGGTATTGCGGAGGACAACCTGTTCGCCGCCTCGACCAGGTACGCGTACCGGTTCGATCTCACTGCCTGGGGCGTGATTCACCTCGTGGTCGGTGTGGCGCTCGTCGTGGCCGGTCTGGCAATCCTGGCGAACAAGAGCTGGGGGCGCGGTGCCGGTGTGGCGGTGGCAGGGATCAGCCTGATCACCCAGTTCATGTTCGTTCCGTACTACCCGGCGTGGGCCATCCCCGTCATGGCACTCGACCTCGTGATCCTTTTTGCGCTGACGAGGTTCCACGTCGGAACCAGCGGCGGTCGGTGA
- a CDS encoding tetratricopeptide repeat-containing serine protease family protein gives MSIRRTERGDPVGAGLLVTPRHVLTCAHVVRPGRAPGVPEQPVFVRFQYASAHDPLPAAVVPGGWHPDSGDGTGDVAVLELGAPAPPEALPAPLRTTDPGTWDHRFRAYGYPEEHRRQGVPVRGEIIGHAGSEWLQVEAAPHSGWGLEKGFSGSPVWDVNSRGVIGMLVARDTVTSVDRRTAYAIKVETLVRYWPELGRHVKGATTTELRDRLESLLWVPLTGNGEIPRVGQVNPHDIGVARSKYSGSGDGDPRGSAPYVPRRAQDDRLDELLANRRFVLLAGRSKAGKSRTLYEALLRTMPGARLVVPRPDSSGRRILDDLSRLRLPTGSDPVVLWLDDLHRYLQPGGLDLQILDRLARREPGVTVVATIPAKQRAALTGMENDIGRIARTVLNKASTVELPSLLAAEDAATARETYPREDFTARGIGELMVAAPSLELRFTDGIDSCPAGWALARAASDWLRMGVAEPLPEAALRALFASYMAAHRPDLDADEAAYRTGLAWAREPVAGTIALLHRTGAPEGPAGYAGTPYLSEYLDTRDDDPSAAVPRFAWEYLAGRRTAAELLPTAYTALVRGESETAERMLLRVADGAADRDSAAWATLVLGEMYLYRADFAAAADRLERAAATTVDSVVPLAQVMLAEILMMTGDRVRPRELLESAVAARDPQLSQLAQVSLAALLFTEGRSERAEQLLESVVAAGDDEVAHKAQAQLVNALSGAGGDAAGVRTRQVQGPDRGKSRVGTGISRGGTAEPSEQPWILSRAMGESMAGQVTAVAQANLGGVLAGQGKLDRAEEVLRSVLAGGQSHAVPLAQVGLGELLMVRGRAEEAEQILRELIASGNPLLASYAKILLAVVLHPQGRIEQGMTLLREAAASGHPNHGPRATCGLGEWYAHQGDLPATEEWFERAIATGHPDWSAMARIEFAIVLATLGDDLDRPMELLTAVVDSAHPNLGPYAANVLGNVLALDDRVEEAERAYRVAIDSGHPNWSQVARVDFAVTLANRSGDAAAATELLNAVIGSAHPHQGPRAADLLGDLLALNGRVEEAERAYRIAIDSGHPQWSLIAGMDLAGMLADAGDYARAESLLRVVADSDDATAEVWARAVLGTVLIADGQRDEGIGELRTAAAADAGAASQFGRFQLAKCLIEDGEAERAEGLLRTVVGGEPSQVTEVARAYLAVRLLHRDADAAAELLVREEDADDEEALAFAYLRAAEYLLDTGEVQASGELLQAVLELAGPRTTPWAGALLGVVRRSVNDLESARRLLTDALAADDPSVAPLARRYLGSTLFRLGLLPEAEQTLLPLARSEDTEHRPQALLLLGRVLAADGRPEEAYPWLEQAIEHGDPDTEADAREVYAELLLSAGQQTRAREIYAPLLPADDAEGPERPEGPEGPHTTLPTPPPNDTPNPPHATLPLTPDPMPPPTPEPTATPSPTPTPHPLPPAVLTLLGDVAHAEGEEEEAAFWYAFARRAPGGNANR, from the coding sequence GTGAGCATCCGCAGGACCGAGCGCGGTGACCCGGTGGGCGCCGGCCTGCTGGTCACTCCGCGGCACGTGCTGACCTGTGCCCATGTCGTACGTCCCGGCAGGGCGCCGGGCGTGCCCGAGCAGCCGGTCTTCGTACGGTTCCAGTACGCGTCCGCGCACGATCCGCTGCCCGCCGCGGTGGTGCCGGGCGGCTGGCATCCCGACTCCGGGGACGGGACGGGCGATGTCGCGGTGCTCGAACTCGGTGCGCCCGCGCCCCCGGAGGCCCTGCCCGCCCCGTTGCGGACCACCGACCCCGGCACCTGGGACCACCGTTTCCGTGCGTACGGCTACCCCGAGGAGCACAGACGCCAGGGCGTGCCGGTGCGGGGCGAGATCATCGGCCACGCGGGCAGCGAGTGGCTCCAGGTGGAGGCGGCCCCGCACTCCGGCTGGGGGCTGGAGAAGGGCTTCTCCGGCTCCCCCGTGTGGGACGTCAACAGCCGGGGCGTCATCGGCATGCTGGTCGCCCGCGACACGGTGACCTCGGTGGACCGGCGCACGGCGTACGCGATCAAGGTCGAGACGCTCGTCCGCTACTGGCCGGAGCTCGGGCGGCACGTCAAGGGCGCGACGACCACCGAGCTGAGGGACAGGCTGGAGAGCCTGCTGTGGGTCCCGCTGACCGGGAACGGCGAGATCCCCCGGGTCGGCCAGGTGAACCCGCACGACATCGGGGTGGCCCGCTCCAAGTACAGCGGTTCCGGGGACGGCGATCCGCGGGGCAGTGCTCCGTACGTGCCCCGCCGCGCACAGGACGACCGGCTCGACGAACTCCTCGCGAACCGGCGGTTCGTGCTGCTGGCGGGGCGCTCGAAGGCGGGAAAGTCCCGCACCCTGTACGAAGCGCTGCTCCGTACGATGCCGGGCGCGCGGCTGGTGGTGCCGCGCCCGGACAGCTCGGGCCGCCGGATCCTGGACGACCTCAGCCGGCTCCGCCTGCCCACCGGGTCCGACCCGGTGGTGCTCTGGCTGGACGATCTGCACCGCTACCTCCAGCCCGGCGGACTCGACCTGCAGATCCTGGACCGGCTGGCCCGGCGGGAGCCCGGCGTCACCGTCGTGGCGACGATCCCGGCCAAGCAACGGGCCGCGCTGACCGGCATGGAGAACGACATCGGCCGGATCGCACGCACCGTTCTGAACAAGGCGAGCACCGTCGAACTGCCGTCGCTGCTCGCCGCCGAGGACGCCGCGACCGCCCGGGAGACATACCCCCGGGAAGACTTCACGGCCCGGGGCATCGGCGAACTCATGGTCGCCGCGCCCAGCCTGGAACTGCGCTTCACGGACGGGATCGACAGCTGCCCGGCCGGCTGGGCGCTGGCCAGGGCGGCCTCCGACTGGCTGCGCATGGGGGTGGCCGAGCCACTTCCCGAGGCCGCACTGCGAGCGCTCTTCGCCTCGTACATGGCAGCGCACCGTCCGGACCTGGATGCCGACGAGGCCGCGTACCGCACCGGTCTGGCCTGGGCCCGCGAACCGGTGGCGGGCACCATCGCGCTGCTCCACCGGACGGGAGCGCCCGAAGGCCCCGCGGGGTACGCCGGCACTCCGTACCTCTCGGAGTACCTGGACACCCGCGACGACGATCCGTCGGCCGCGGTGCCGCGGTTCGCCTGGGAGTACCTCGCGGGCCGCCGAACGGCTGCCGAACTCCTGCCGACCGCGTACACCGCGCTGGTCCGGGGCGAGTCGGAGACGGCCGAGCGGATGCTGCTGCGGGTCGCGGACGGCGCGGCCGACCGGGACAGTGCGGCGTGGGCAACGCTGGTGCTCGGTGAGATGTATCTGTACCGGGCGGACTTCGCCGCGGCGGCGGACCGGTTGGAGCGCGCGGCCGCGACCACCGTGGACAGTGTGGTCCCGCTGGCGCAGGTCATGCTGGCCGAGATCCTCATGATGACCGGTGACCGGGTCCGCCCGCGGGAGTTGCTGGAGAGCGCCGTGGCGGCCCGCGATCCGCAGCTCTCCCAGCTGGCCCAGGTCAGTCTGGCGGCCCTGCTCTTCACGGAAGGCAGGAGCGAGCGGGCTGAGCAGCTGCTGGAGTCGGTCGTCGCCGCCGGGGACGACGAGGTGGCGCACAAGGCGCAGGCGCAGTTGGTCAACGCGCTCTCCGGGGCCGGCGGCGACGCGGCAGGCGTACGTACCCGGCAGGTGCAGGGACCCGACCGGGGCAAGTCGCGGGTGGGGACGGGTATTTCGCGCGGCGGTACGGCGGAGCCCTCCGAGCAGCCGTGGATCCTCTCCCGGGCGATGGGCGAGTCGATGGCCGGCCAGGTCACCGCGGTGGCCCAGGCGAACCTCGGCGGTGTGCTGGCCGGCCAGGGCAAGCTGGACCGCGCCGAGGAGGTGCTGCGCTCGGTGCTGGCCGGCGGGCAGTCCCACGCGGTGCCGCTGGCCCAGGTGGGCCTGGGCGAGTTGCTGATGGTGCGCGGGCGGGCCGAGGAGGCCGAGCAGATCCTGCGGGAGCTGATCGCCTCCGGCAATCCCCTGCTGGCCTCGTACGCCAAGATCCTGCTGGCCGTCGTGCTGCACCCGCAGGGCCGTATCGAGCAGGGGATGACCCTGCTGCGTGAGGCGGCCGCCTCCGGCCACCCCAACCACGGACCGCGGGCGACCTGCGGGCTCGGCGAGTGGTACGCCCATCAGGGCGATCTCCCCGCCACCGAGGAGTGGTTCGAGCGCGCGATCGCCACCGGCCATCCGGACTGGTCGGCGATGGCCCGGATCGAGTTCGCCATCGTGCTCGCGACCCTGGGCGACGACCTGGACCGGCCCATGGAACTCCTCACCGCCGTCGTCGACTCGGCACACCCCAACCTGGGCCCGTACGCGGCCAACGTCCTCGGTAACGTCCTCGCCCTGGACGACCGCGTCGAGGAGGCCGAGCGCGCGTACCGCGTCGCCATCGACTCCGGACACCCGAACTGGTCCCAGGTGGCCCGGGTCGACTTCGCTGTCACGCTCGCCAACAGGAGCGGCGACGCGGCGGCGGCGACCGAACTCCTCAATGCCGTCATCGGGTCCGCGCACCCGCATCAGGGCCCACGCGCGGCCGACCTCCTCGGTGACCTCCTCGCCCTGAACGGTCGCGTCGAGGAGGCGGAGCGCGCGTACCGCATCGCCATCGACTCCGGACACCCGCAGTGGTCGCTGATCGCCGGCATGGACCTGGCCGGCATGCTCGCCGACGCCGGGGACTACGCGCGGGCGGAGAGCCTGCTGCGGGTGGTGGCCGACTCGGACGACGCCACGGCCGAGGTCTGGGCGCGCGCCGTACTGGGCACGGTACTCATCGCCGACGGCCAACGGGACGAGGGCATCGGTGAGTTGCGGACCGCGGCCGCCGCGGATGCCGGCGCCGCCTCCCAGTTCGGACGCTTCCAGCTGGCCAAGTGCCTGATCGAGGACGGCGAGGCCGAGCGGGCCGAAGGGCTGCTGCGCACCGTCGTCGGGGGCGAGCCGTCCCAGGTCACCGAGGTGGCCCGCGCCTACCTCGCGGTGCGGTTGCTGCACCGGGACGCCGACGCGGCGGCCGAGCTGCTGGTCCGGGAGGAGGACGCGGACGACGAGGAGGCCCTCGCGTTCGCGTATCTGCGTGCGGCGGAGTACCTGCTGGACACCGGGGAGGTGCAGGCGTCCGGAGAACTGCTCCAGGCGGTACTGGAGTTGGCGGGCCCGCGCACGACCCCCTGGGCCGGCGCCCTGCTCGGCGTGGTCCGGCGCTCCGTCAACGACCTCGAATCGGCCCGCCGTCTACTGACCGACGCCCTCGCCGCGGACGACCCGTCCGTCGCCCCCCTGGCCCGGCGCTACCTCGGCAGCACCCTCTTCCGCCTGGGCCTGCTGCCCGAGGCGGAGCAGACCCTGCTGCCACTGGCACGCTCGGAGGACACCGAACACCGCCCGCAGGCACTGCTGCTGCTCGGCCGGGTACTGGCAGCGGACGGCCGACCGGAGGAGGCGTACCCCTGGCTGGAGCAGGCCATCGAACACGGAGACCCCGACACCGAGGCCGACGCCCGCGAGGTCTACGCGGAACTACTGCTGAGCGCAGGACAGCAGACCCGGGCCCGCGAGATCTACGCGCCACTGCTGCCTGCGGACGACGCGGAGGGGCCGGAAAGGCCCGAGGGGCCGGAGGGACCGCACACCACCCTGCCGACCCCACCCCCCAACGACACCCCAAATCCACCCCACGCAACGCTCCCACTCACCCCCGACCCGATGCCCCCTCCCACCCCCGAGCCCACCGCCACCCCGAGCCCCACCCCCACACCACACCCGCTCCCTCCGGCCGTACTCACCCTCCTGGGCGACGTCGCGCACGCGGAGGGCGAAGAGGAGGAGGCCGCGTTCTGGTACGCCTTCGCCCGGCGCGCACCGGGCGGCAACGCCAACCGTTGA
- a CDS encoding CU044_2847 family protein gives MTEVVSFDGPDGASLQVEVADDAPGLERISRDSGEVVRAGRRLEDALAQARPAIRSVIDSVQALGPDEYEIEFGMKFNAESGVVIAKTAVEGHFMVRVHWTRSAPDPTV, from the coding sequence ATGACCGAGGTAGTGTCCTTCGACGGGCCGGACGGAGCCTCGCTGCAGGTCGAGGTGGCCGATGACGCGCCGGGGCTCGAACGGATCTCCCGGGATTCGGGCGAGGTCGTCCGGGCCGGCCGGCGACTGGAGGACGCCCTCGCGCAGGCCCGCCCCGCGATCCGGTCGGTGATCGACTCGGTCCAGGCGCTGGGACCGGACGAGTACGAGATCGAGTTCGGGATGAAGTTCAACGCCGAGTCCGGTGTGGTGATCGCCAAGACCGCGGTCGAGGGCCACTTCATGGTCAGGGTCCACTGGACCCGGTCCGCTCCGGACCCCACGGTCTGA
- a CDS encoding AAA family ATPase, with protein MTEGPPASSAFSGPVVERFGGADLRSGEPFTIFYGPGVNDVFVDSAYQVCTLEQVLWRRLRAAGYERIVFSSTDHPLYFRDSASRDLSRRSPAARQVPASGPRTMRTPGMRGPMGNLLVTGARTPGSPPGGTPDGAPGPRQDRTGPPRPASALSDPFAVMTLVDCLRQRDGRTAVVVPHAENYLRYNRASRPLAGAMANWAAQHDNGNLWVLVFSKPSLEDVAQFVETCHDYPLLETFVREQARQPGRPGTARIDYPQAAETERLIHAVRLRSGLRIEDWRELDTIVRAMATHPRKARNWAAWLAELAEPPGTALSAAAVRDAGAGVTPADPRGPWERLAAMPGLDVVREHFEQLRAEVETMEVLRADGRAEAAEPPSLHLVFTGNPGTGKTTVARLVGELYRDLGLLDRGHVVEAKMRDLVAGFIGQTAGLSDATIDRALDGVLFIDEAYGLSDQSGGFGDEAILTLLARMENDRARLVVIVAGYPDKMAEFLAANPGLASRFPEDNILRFPDYPPQTLHTIALRRLAERGARPSADTEDRLREIITGMHHARSDSFGNARDMRTLADSVFKQWARRVRGRVDEPVAPGDVPENYRAFLQRPAPDPAQLLAELDAYVGLGPVREVLTDLANRLRLRQARGQGGFAPPHLLFTGPPGTGKTTVARLAGAMFRDLGLLRKGHVVEVGRASLVGAYLGHTARQVRQAVQDALDGVLFIDEAYSLVSDIQHGGFGKEAIDTLVQEMENRRGRLVVIAAGYPREIDAFLAANSGLPSRFTTRVPFPHYGIGDLIEILRRMAASERCTLARGVPERAAAWLEATRRADPAAFGNARTVRKLLELMEARMAARYDPEAPGRAAPSEFLPEDVPDPPAW; from the coding sequence ATGACCGAAGGACCGCCCGCTTCCTCCGCTTTCTCCGGGCCTGTAGTGGAACGGTTCGGCGGAGCCGACCTGCGCAGCGGTGAGCCGTTCACCATCTTCTACGGGCCGGGCGTGAACGATGTCTTCGTCGACAGCGCCTACCAGGTGTGCACACTGGAACAGGTGCTGTGGCGGCGACTGCGGGCCGCCGGCTACGAGCGAATCGTGTTCAGCTCGACGGACCATCCGCTGTACTTCCGGGACTCGGCCTCGCGCGACCTGTCCCGCAGGTCCCCCGCCGCGCGGCAGGTCCCGGCATCCGGGCCGCGCACGATGCGTACCCCGGGCATGCGGGGGCCGATGGGCAACCTCCTGGTGACCGGTGCACGCACCCCCGGCAGTCCCCCTGGCGGCACCCCCGACGGGGCCCCCGGACCGCGCCAGGACCGCACGGGCCCGCCGCGACCGGCCTCGGCACTGTCCGACCCGTTCGCCGTCATGACGCTGGTCGACTGTCTCCGGCAGCGCGACGGCCGTACGGCCGTCGTCGTCCCGCACGCCGAGAACTACCTGCGCTACAACCGGGCGTCGCGGCCCCTGGCAGGTGCCATGGCCAACTGGGCCGCGCAGCACGACAACGGCAATCTGTGGGTGCTGGTCTTCTCGAAGCCCAGTCTGGAGGACGTGGCGCAGTTCGTGGAGACGTGCCACGACTACCCGCTGCTGGAGACGTTCGTACGCGAGCAGGCCAGGCAGCCGGGACGGCCCGGCACCGCCAGGATCGACTATCCGCAGGCGGCCGAGACGGAGCGGCTGATCCATGCCGTGCGGCTCCGGTCGGGGCTCCGGATCGAGGACTGGCGGGAGCTGGACACGATCGTCCGGGCCATGGCGACCCATCCCCGCAAGGCGCGCAACTGGGCGGCGTGGCTGGCGGAGCTGGCCGAACCACCGGGCACCGCGTTGAGCGCGGCGGCGGTACGCGACGCGGGCGCGGGCGTCACCCCGGCCGACCCCCGCGGTCCGTGGGAACGGCTGGCGGCCATGCCCGGCCTGGACGTGGTCCGGGAGCACTTCGAGCAGTTGCGGGCCGAGGTCGAGACGATGGAGGTGCTGCGCGCCGACGGCCGCGCCGAGGCGGCCGAACCGCCCTCCTTGCACCTGGTGTTCACCGGAAACCCGGGCACCGGGAAGACCACGGTCGCCCGCCTGGTCGGGGAGCTCTACCGCGATCTGGGGCTGCTGGACCGGGGTCATGTCGTCGAGGCGAAGATGCGGGACCTGGTGGCCGGTTTCATCGGTCAGACGGCGGGGCTGAGCGACGCGACGATCGACAGGGCGCTGGACGGGGTGCTGTTCATCGACGAGGCGTACGGACTGAGTGATCAGAGCGGCGGCTTCGGCGACGAGGCCATTCTGACGCTGCTCGCGCGCATGGAGAACGACCGCGCCCGGCTGGTCGTGATCGTCGCCGGATACCCGGACAAGATGGCGGAGTTCCTGGCCGCCAACCCCGGTCTGGCGAGCCGGTTCCCCGAGGACAACATCCTGCGCTTCCCCGACTACCCGCCACAGACCCTGCACACCATCGCGCTGCGCCGGCTGGCGGAACGCGGCGCCCGGCCCTCGGCCGACACCGAGGACCGGCTGCGGGAGATCATCACGGGGATGCACCACGCGCGGAGCGACTCCTTCGGTAACGCCCGCGACATGCGCACCCTCGCCGACAGCGTCTTCAAGCAGTGGGCCCGCCGCGTGCGCGGCCGGGTGGACGAACCGGTCGCCCCCGGGGACGTACCCGAGAACTACCGCGCCTTCCTGCAACGGCCCGCGCCGGATCCCGCGCAACTGCTGGCCGAACTCGACGCGTACGTAGGGCTCGGACCGGTGCGCGAGGTGCTGACGGACCTGGCCAACCGGCTGCGGCTGCGACAGGCCCGGGGCCAGGGCGGGTTCGCCCCGCCGCATCTGCTGTTCACCGGGCCGCCGGGGACCGGCAAGACCACCGTGGCCCGGCTGGCCGGGGCGATGTTCCGCGACCTGGGCCTGCTGCGCAAGGGGCATGTGGTGGAGGTCGGCCGCGCCTCCCTGGTCGGCGCCTACCTGGGGCACACCGCACGGCAGGTGCGGCAGGCCGTGCAGGACGCGCTGGACGGGGTGCTGTTCATCGACGAGGCCTACAGCCTCGTGAGCGACATCCAGCACGGGGGTTTCGGGAAGGAGGCGATCGACACGCTGGTCCAGGAGATGGAGAACCGGCGGGGCCGCCTCGTGGTGATCGCGGCGGGCTACCCCCGTGAGATCGACGCCTTCCTGGCCGCCAACTCCGGCCTGCCGTCCCGCTTCACGACACGTGTGCCCTTCCCCCACTACGGCATCGGCGACCTGATCGAGATCCTCCGCCGCATGGCCGCGAGCGAGCGCTGCACGCTGGCCCGGGGCGTACCGGAGCGCGCTGCCGCCTGGCTCGAAGCGACCCGTCGGGCCGACCCGGCCGCGTTCGGCAATGCCCGCACGGTGCGCAAACTGCTGGAGCTCATGGAAGCGCGGATGGCCGCCCGCTACGACCCCGAGGCTCCCGGGCGAGCGGCCCCTTCGGAGTTCCTGCCCGAGGACGTCCCCGACCCGCCCGCCTGGTGA
- a CDS encoding 4Fe-4S single cluster domain-containing protein, with translation MTGTALNVAATRVGTEVLGPGVRSVLWVQGCPLSCAGCMAPDWIPFRPARSAEPRELAEELLADPRVGGLTFSGGEPMAQAAGLAEVARAAKEIRDVSVICFTGHRLERLRTRPPGPGVPELLAEVDVLIDGPYVAALDDGRGLRGSSNQRVHHLTARHAGGGYDFAHRPRTAEIAVSGPEALLVGVPPQGLVGAFDSAVDAVRARMAAPAPPHVSEAAREAVREQEPHER, from the coding sequence GTGACCGGCACCGCGCTGAACGTGGCGGCGACCCGGGTCGGCACCGAGGTGCTGGGGCCGGGGGTGCGGTCCGTGCTGTGGGTCCAGGGCTGCCCGTTGTCCTGCGCCGGGTGCATGGCGCCGGACTGGATTCCCTTCCGGCCGGCCCGGAGCGCCGAACCGCGGGAACTGGCCGAGGAGTTGCTGGCCGATCCACGCGTCGGCGGGCTGACCTTCTCCGGTGGTGAGCCGATGGCGCAGGCGGCCGGGCTGGCCGAGGTGGCGAGGGCGGCGAAGGAGATCCGGGATGTCTCCGTGATCTGCTTCACCGGCCACCGGCTGGAACGGCTGCGGACCCGGCCGCCCGGACCCGGCGTGCCCGAACTCCTCGCCGAGGTCGACGTATTGATCGACGGCCCGTATGTGGCCGCGCTGGACGACGGACGCGGGCTGCGCGGCAGCTCCAACCAGCGGGTCCACCATCTCACCGCACGGCACGCGGGCGGCGGTTACGACTTCGCGCACCGGCCGCGGACCGCCGAGATCGCTGTCAGCGGCCCGGAGGCGCTGCTCGTCGGGGTGCCCCCGCAGGGCCTGGTCGGCGCCTTCGACAGCGCGGTCGACGCCGTCCGCGCCCGTATGGCCGCCCCGGCACCTCCCCACGTATCCGAGGCCGCGCGAGAGGCCGTCAGAGAACAGGAACCCCATGAGCGGTAG
- a CDS encoding vWA domain-containing protein, which yields MKHRSPSWALRFGRNCAAVLTAALLAATPVTAAHAAPGDQDPTRAEIYRALALDQAPADHVILVDTSGSMAQGGRYGTVRSTLRRFLDGLTPKDHVALFTFDSRPEPRYIGAAGNTEAIVSALPSRPNPAGDTDIGAALNAALTELARDDASPVASIVLLTDGEHHPPRGSRYPTASGAPWTALHKRAQALARRTELAGYAMPLSSGATGADLLGNVVQDTSVLRPQSIQDLGGYLARAGDRARARKAARLLAGDADRGMNADWQDTGGIDLTGGSATARLTLRSTTRHLPLTVTGLRASITGPSVEVAGLPGRVTLEPGASRTFEVRLTGRPAGNPLPYRRTEHADAALRLTGRVGSSWERPLAPDVELDIPRAIHVGQTAVPLRATAGSAVFLPALVAALLLVALTVWLWWRRTNRPPLRGVLLLAPAFGEQLPDRIVLAGRRMALGPPTVGGHGQVLGRRRATEQGPRIDLRIRYTPDGSTARQSDATCAPGGRVVVSGVSFTYVADPGPAPVDGWPR from the coding sequence GTGAAGCACAGAAGCCCGTCGTGGGCGCTCCGGTTCGGGCGGAACTGCGCCGCCGTGCTCACCGCGGCGCTACTGGCGGCCACGCCGGTGACGGCCGCGCACGCGGCACCCGGTGATCAGGACCCGACCCGCGCCGAGATCTACCGGGCGCTCGCGCTGGACCAGGCGCCGGCCGACCATGTGATCCTCGTGGACACTTCCGGGTCGATGGCGCAGGGCGGCCGGTACGGCACCGTCCGTTCGACACTGCGCCGGTTCCTGGACGGCCTCACGCCCAAGGACCATGTCGCGCTGTTCACGTTCGACTCCCGGCCCGAACCGCGGTACATCGGCGCGGCCGGCAACACCGAGGCGATCGTGTCGGCGCTGCCGTCCAGGCCCAACCCCGCGGGTGACACCGACATCGGCGCCGCGCTGAACGCCGCGCTGACCGAACTCGCACGCGACGACGCCTCCCCGGTGGCCTCGATCGTGCTGCTCACCGACGGCGAGCACCACCCGCCCCGCGGCTCCCGCTACCCCACCGCCTCGGGAGCGCCCTGGACGGCGCTGCACAAGCGGGCGCAGGCGCTCGCCCGGCGCACCGAACTCGCCGGGTACGCAATGCCGTTGAGCAGCGGCGCGACGGGCGCCGATCTGCTCGGGAACGTGGTGCAGGACACCTCGGTGCTCCGGCCGCAGAGCATCCAGGACCTCGGCGGGTACCTGGCGCGCGCGGGCGACCGGGCACGCGCCCGCAAGGCCGCCCGGTTGCTCGCCGGGGACGCCGACCGGGGCATGAACGCCGACTGGCAGGACACCGGCGGGATCGACCTCACCGGCGGCTCGGCGACCGCGAGGCTCACTCTCCGGTCCACGACCCGTCATCTGCCGTTGACCGTCACCGGCCTGCGGGCATCCATCACCGGCCCGTCCGTCGAGGTCGCCGGACTGCCCGGCCGGGTGACCCTGGAGCCGGGTGCGTCCCGCACGTTCGAGGTGCGGCTGACCGGCCGGCCGGCGGGGAACCCGCTGCCGTACCGGCGTACCGAACACGCCGATGCCGCACTGCGGCTGACCGGCCGGGTCGGCTCGTCGTGGGAGCGCCCGCTCGCCCCCGACGTCGAGCTGGACATACCCCGCGCGATACACGTCGGGCAGACGGCCGTGCCGCTGCGGGCGACCGCGGGGTCGGCGGTCTTCCTGCCCGCGCTGGTGGCCGCCCTTCTGCTGGTGGCGCTCACGGTCTGGCTGTGGTGGCGGCGGACCAACCGGCCGCCGCTGCGCGGTGTGCTGCTGCTGGCACCCGCGTTCGGCGAGCAACTGCCGGACCGCATCGTGCTGGCGGGACGCCGGATGGCGCTCGGGCCGCCGACGGTGGGCGGCCACGGCCAGGTGCTCGGCAGGCGTCGGGCCACGGAGCAGGGGCCGCGGATCGATCTCCGTATCCGGTACACGCCGGACGGTTCCACCGCCCGGCAGAGCGACGCCACCTGTGCCCCGGGAGGCAGAGTCGTCGTCAGCGGGGTGTCGTTCACCTATGTCGCCGATCCGGGCCCCGCTCCGGTCGACGGGTGGCCCCGGTGA